One genomic window of Caballeronia sp. SBC1 includes the following:
- a CDS encoding efflux RND transporter periplasmic adaptor subunit has protein sequence MSTEIEINSPKRLRHLKLVSVIIALIAAGVVTNGIISRSRAEHELTTWTDAQAVPTVATVTPQLPAAEQSLELPGQLAAFVNAPIYARVSGYLQTWYADIGTHVKAGQLLGVIDTPDLDQQLQQARADLANTVANENLAATTARRWTQMLKQDSVSQQDADEKTSDLIAKKATVDASRANVARLEALESFKRITAPFDGIVTARKTDIGALIDAGGGTGPELFAVSDARRLRVYVNVPQSDAAAIKPGLTAKLTVPERPGMTFDAKLVDTDDAITPASGTLLVQLSVDNASGLLLPGEYTQVHFALPNTGSALLVPASTLIFRTDNMQVAVIDPNNHVHLKDVKIATDLGTHVLIASGLSASDRIIDNPPDSLAEGELVRSAATAVATAATGQPEHEHG, from the coding sequence ATGTCCACTGAAATTGAAATCAATTCCCCTAAGCGCCTGCGTCATCTGAAACTGGTCAGCGTGATCATCGCGTTGATTGCCGCCGGTGTGGTAACCAACGGCATCATCAGCCGGTCGCGCGCGGAGCATGAACTGACGACCTGGACCGACGCGCAAGCCGTGCCGACCGTAGCGACTGTCACGCCCCAGCTACCCGCGGCCGAGCAGTCGCTGGAACTACCGGGGCAACTCGCGGCGTTCGTCAATGCGCCGATCTATGCCCGCGTGTCCGGCTATCTGCAAACGTGGTACGCCGATATTGGCACCCACGTGAAAGCCGGCCAGTTGCTTGGCGTGATTGATACGCCCGATCTCGATCAGCAACTGCAGCAGGCGCGGGCTGATCTCGCCAATACGGTGGCGAACGAAAACCTCGCGGCGACTACCGCACGACGCTGGACGCAGATGCTGAAGCAGGACTCGGTCTCGCAACAGGACGCCGACGAAAAGACCAGCGATCTGATTGCTAAGAAGGCGACAGTCGACGCCAGCCGTGCGAACGTCGCGCGCCTGGAGGCGCTTGAGTCGTTCAAGCGCATCACGGCGCCGTTCGACGGTATTGTCACCGCGCGCAAAACCGATATTGGCGCGCTGATCGATGCGGGTGGTGGCACCGGCCCGGAATTGTTCGCCGTCTCCGACGCACGCCGACTCCGGGTCTACGTGAACGTGCCGCAAAGCGACGCGGCAGCGATCAAGCCGGGACTCACCGCCAAGCTGACCGTGCCGGAGCGTCCAGGCATGACCTTCGACGCGAAACTCGTCGACACGGACGACGCCATTACACCCGCATCCGGCACGTTGCTGGTGCAGTTATCGGTGGACAATGCATCGGGCTTGCTGCTGCCCGGTGAATACACGCAGGTTCACTTCGCACTGCCTAATACGGGCAGCGCGTTGCTCGTGCCGGCTAGCACGCTGATCTTCCGTACTGACAACATGCAGGTTGCTGTCATCGATCCAAACAACCACGTGCATTTGAAAGACGTGAAGATCGCGACCGACCTCGGCACCCATGTCCTGATTGCATCGGGATTGTCGGCGAGCGACCGGATCATCGACAACCCGCCGGACTCGCTTGCTGAAGGCGAACTCGTGCGCAGCGCCGCGACGGCCGTGGCCACCGCGGCGACCGGGCAGCCGGAGCATGAGCATGGTTAA